In a genomic window of Thiosocius teredinicola:
- the purM gene encoding phosphoribosylformylglycinamidine cyclo-ligase: MSDHSPTPPNDGLSYAQAGVDIDAGNALVERIKPIVKNTFRPGVLSSIGGFGALFELPVDRYKEPVLVSGTDGVGTKLKLAMQLGKHDTIGIDLVAMCVNDIVVAGAEPLFFLDYYATGKLDVDTAADVVSGIARGCEQAGCALTGGETAEMPGMYAEGDYDLAGFAVGIVEKSRILQPDRVAVGDALLGLASSGPHSNGYSLIRKVIEVSGADLNETLDGKPLGEALLAPTRIYVKALLALLAKVDVHAFAHITGGGLTENLPRVLPTHSCAMIHRDSWKLPAVFEWLQKSGKIDDAEMLRTFNCGIGMVVCVPEASVEKAVGILEEQGETVFRIGEITRCDCETPCVRYRGASNNS; the protein is encoded by the coding sequence TTGAGCGACCATTCCCCCACCCCGCCGAACGACGGTCTCAGCTACGCCCAGGCGGGTGTCGATATCGACGCCGGCAATGCGCTGGTCGAGCGCATCAAGCCGATCGTCAAGAACACCTTCAGACCGGGGGTACTTTCGAGTATCGGCGGATTCGGCGCGCTGTTCGAACTGCCGGTCGACCGCTACAAGGAACCGGTGCTGGTCTCGGGCACCGACGGCGTCGGCACCAAGCTCAAACTGGCTATGCAGTTGGGCAAGCACGACACGATCGGCATCGACCTGGTGGCGATGTGCGTCAACGACATCGTTGTGGCCGGTGCCGAACCACTGTTCTTCCTCGACTACTACGCCACCGGCAAACTGGACGTGGATACCGCAGCCGATGTGGTCAGCGGTATCGCGCGCGGCTGCGAGCAGGCCGGTTGTGCGCTGACCGGCGGCGAGACGGCCGAGATGCCGGGGATGTACGCCGAAGGCGACTACGACCTGGCGGGCTTCGCGGTCGGCATCGTCGAAAAATCACGCATCCTGCAACCCGATCGCGTCGCGGTCGGCGATGCGCTGCTGGGCCTGGCATCCTCGGGGCCGCACTCCAACGGCTATTCGTTGATCCGCAAGGTGATCGAAGTCAGCGGCGCCGATCTCAATGAGACGCTGGACGGCAAACCGCTCGGCGAAGCCCTGCTGGCTCCCACCCGCATCTATGTGAAAGCGCTGCTCGCGCTGCTGGCCAAGGTCGACGTACATGCGTTCGCGCATATCACCGGCGGCGGTCTCACTGAGAACCTGCCACGCGTGTTGCCGACCCACAGCTGCGCAATGATCCATCGCGATAGCTGGAAGCTGCCGGCGGTTTTCGAATGGCTGCAGAAGTCAGGCAAAATCGACGATGCCGAGATGCTGCGGACCTTCAACTGCGGAATCGGCATGGTGGTTTGTGTGCCCGAGGCGTCGGTAGAGAAAGCCGTGGGCATCCTCGAGGAGCAAGGCGAAACGGTGTTCCGCATCGGTGAAATCACCCGTTGTGACTGCGAGACGCCCTGCGTTCGCTACAGGGGCGCCTCCAACAACTCATGA